From Musa acuminata AAA Group cultivar baxijiao chromosome BXJ3-8, Cavendish_Baxijiao_AAA, whole genome shotgun sequence, one genomic window encodes:
- the LOC135644266 gene encoding uncharacterized protein LOC135644266 yields MKNYGLRLRFPLVQKTSKPAPPRPSLPAFAFGGGDDEDDIEREISRQASKNKSLRKIEEQHKKAMEEDPSVFDYDGVYDEMKGKIARPKVQNRTERKSKYIETIMEKAKQREREHGIVYERKLLKERSKDDHLFADKEKFVTGAYKKKLAEQAKWLDEERLRQIREERDDVTKKSDLSDFYFGLGENVAFGAQSEDATKRKEQKPPGGTSAVPEHGPTEKNAQTDYTRDIEKVDTQAKTSSHTQNNSEQAAELTTSYVTVKGYDDGDKLAAVDQSTERYTRVFEELKKCTSCYSLAISDYLGADMSCSPSVQADLNNLQVGIDLHGAEGFPGVDDSIYGSL; encoded by the exons ATGAAGAATTACGGACTCCGGCTTCGATTTCCGCTGGtgcagaagacctcgaagccagctcctcctcgcccttcccttcctgccttcgctttcggcggcggcgacgatgaggatgacatcgagagggaaatctcacggcaggcgtccaagaacaagtctcttCGGAAG atcgaggagcagcacaaaaaggcaatggaagaggatccctcggtcttcgactacgacggggtttacgacgagatgaaagggaagattgcgcgccccaaggttcagaatcgaacggagagaaag TCAAAGTATATAGAAACAATTATGGAGAAAGCAAAACAACGTGAGCGGGAACATGGAATTGTATATGAGAGGAAGCTACTGAAAGAGAGGAGCAAGGATGATCACCTTTTTGCAGATAAGGAAAAGTTTGTAACCGGTGCCTACAAGAAAAAGCTAGCAGAACAAGCTAAATGGTTGGACGAAGAGAGGCTGCGCCAAATTCGTGAAGAAAGAGATGAT GTAACCAAGAAGAGTGACTTGAGCGATTTTTACTTTGGGCTCGGTGAGAATGTAGCTTTTGGTGCTCAATCAGAAGATGCCACAAAACGAAAGGAACAAAAGCCACCCGGAGGCACTTCAGCGGTACCTGAACATGGCCCTACTGAGAAGAATGCACAGACAGATTATACTCGGGATATAGAGAAAGTTGATACTCAAGCCAAGACTTCTAGTCATACACAGAACAACTCTGAGCAAGCTGCAGAGTTAACAACATCATATGTAACTGTAAAAGGTTACGATGATGGTGATAAATTGGCAGCTGTGGATCAATCAACTGAACGTTACACGAGAG TTTTTGAGGAACTCAAGAAGTGCACCTCTTG CTACAGTCTAGCCATTTCTGACTACCTGGGAGCTGATATGTCATGCAGCCCATCAGTACAAGCAGACCTTAATAACCTTCAAGTTGGAATTGATCTTCATGGTGCTGAG GGGTTTCCTGGTGTTGATGATTCAATATATGGATCTCTTTGA